Proteins encoded within one genomic window of Oncorhynchus tshawytscha isolate Ot180627B linkage group LG02, Otsh_v2.0, whole genome shotgun sequence:
- the pck1 gene encoding phosphoenolpyruvate carboxykinase, cytosolic [GTP] produces the protein MPPQLQSQNKAGVRVVQGDLGALSPAVKEFVETNINLCQPESLHICDGSEEENHTILAKLEEQGMIKKLTKYENCWLARTDPRDVARVESKTVIVTQEQRDTVPSPRVGGISQLGRWMSQEELDKAMDLRFPGCMKGCTMYVIPYSMGPVGSPLSKIGVELTDSPYVVASMRVMTRMGKAVLTALGNRDFVRCLHSVGCPLPLKKPLVNNWPCNPELTLIAHIPDRRTIVSFGSGYGGNSLLGKKCFALRIASRIAMEEDWLAEHMLILGITNPAGQKKYIAAAFPSACGKTNLAMLSPTLPGWKVECVGDDIAWMKFDDEGNLRAINPENGFFGVAPGTSAKTNPNAMKTICKNTIFTNVAETSDGGVYWEGMDQELPEGVTVTSWKNNPWTSQDGEPCAHPNSRFCTPASQCPIIDPQWESPEGVPIEAIIFGGRRPEGVPLVYEAFSWQHGVFVGASMRSEATAAAEHQGKLIMNDPFAMRPFFGYNFGRYLSHWLSMAGRPNAKLPKIFHVNWFRKSQSGSFLWPGFGDNIRVLEWMFRRLDGEAGAMPSAVGYLPCKGSLNLEGLGENQVNLEELFSLSKDFWQKEVEDIRAYFDIQVNDDLPNEVAKQLECLEHRVRQM, from the exons ATGCCTCCTCAGCTGCAGTCCCAGAACAAGGCAGGCGTCCGGGTTGTCCAGGGGGACCTGGGTGCACTGAGCCCGGCCGTCAAGGAGTTTGTAGAGACTAACATCAACCTGTGTCAGCCCGAATCACTGCACATCTGTGACGGCTCTGAAGAGGAGAACCACACCATCCTGGCCAAACTGGAGGAGCAGGGCATGATCAAGAAGCTGACCAAATATGAGAACTG CTGGCTGGCCCGGACAGACCCCAGAGACGTGGCCCGCGTGGAGAGCAAGACGGTCATCGTGACCCAGGAGCAGAGGGACACGGTTCCGTCTCCACGAGTAGGTGGCATCAGCCAGCTTGGGCGCTGGATGTCTCAGGAGGAGTTGGACAAGGCTATGGACCTGCGCTTCCCAGGCTGCATGAAAG GTTGTACTATGTACGTGATCCCCTACAGCATGGGGCCTGTGGGCTCCCCCCTGTCTAAGATCGGAGTGGAGCTGACTGACTCACCTTATGTGGTGGCCAGTATGAGGGTGATGACCCGCATGGGCAAGGCTGTGCTGACCGCACTGGGAAACAGAGACTTTGTGCGCTGCCTTCACTCTGTGGGCTGCCCCCTGCCACTCAAAA agccccTGGTCAATAACTGGCCATGCAACCCTGAGCTCACCCTGATCGCCCACATTCCTGACCGTAGAACAATTGTGTCCTTTGGCAGTGGCTACGGAGGGAACTCCCTGTTGGGAAAGAAATGCTTTGCACTCCGCATTGCCTCCCGCATCGCCATGGAGGAGGACTGGCTGGCCGAACACATGCTG ATCCTGGGCATTACTAACCCTGCTGGTCAAAAGAAGTATATTGCAGCTGCGTTCCCCAGTGCCTGTGGCAAAACCAACCTGGCCATGCTCAGTCCCACACTCCCCGGCTGGAAGGTGGAGTGTGTTGGGGACGACATCGCCTGGATGAAGTTCGATGACGAAGGCAACCTGAGAGCCATTAACCCAGAGAATGGCTTCTTTGGTGTGGCACCTGGAACCTCAGCAAAGACCAACCCCAACGCCATGAAAACCATTTGCAAAAACACCATCTTCACCAATGTGGCCGAGACTAGCGATGGTGGTGTCTACTGGGAGGGCATGGACCAGGAACTCCCTGAGGGAGTCACAGTGACCTCCTGGAAGAACAACCCCTGGACATCCCAGGATG GAGAGCCCTGCGCACATCCCAACTCCCGCTTCTGCACTCCAGCTAGTCAGTGTCCCATCATTGACCCCCAGTGGGAGTCCCCTGAGGGTGTCCCAATTGAAGCAATCATCTTTGGGGGACGTAGACCTGAAGGTGTCCCCCTGGTTTACGAGGCCTTTAGCTGGCAACACGGCGTGTTTGTCGGAGCTTCCATGAGATCAGAAGCCACAGCTGCCGCAGAGCACCAAG GCAAGTTGATCATGAATGACCCCTTCGCCATGCGGCCCTTCTTCGGCTACAACTTTGGCCGTTACCTGTCCCACTGGCTGAGCATGGCCGGGCGGCCCAATGCCAAGCTGCCGAAGATCTTTCACGTCAACTGGTTCCGCAAGAGCCAGTCCGGCAGCTTCCTGTGGCCTGGCTTCGGGGACAACATCCGCGTGCTGGAGTGGATGTTCCGGAGGTTGGATGGAGAAGCCGGAGCCATGCCCTCCGCCGTGGGCTACCTGCCCTGCAAGGGCTCCCTGAACCTGGAGGGCCTGGGGGAGAACCAGGTGAACCTGGAGGAGCTGTTTAGTCTGTCTAAGGACTTCTGGCAAAAGGAGGTGGAGGATATTAGGGCCTACTTTGACATCCAGGTTAATGACGATCTTCCCAATGAGGTGGCCAAGCAGCTAGAGTGTCTTGAGCACAGGGTGAGGCAGAtgtag